The following are encoded in a window of Sphingobium sp. AP49 genomic DNA:
- a CDS encoding PLP-dependent aminotransferase family protein has product MSTSFLRPPSLLRLLGAWRAQDSAEPAYRQLAQALRMLVLDGRIGLNVRLPGERELAAALGLSRTTIAAAFDRLRDEGYLESRQGSGSVTRLPPGRVETPTPDIDGVTGDNLLNWTHAALPAAPGVGLAYAHAVEALPAYLGDLGYDPLGLPVLRRAIAAHYERRGCPTDPDQIMITNGAQQGFSLLLQWLAGPGDRAVIDHPTYHNAIQALQRANVVPVPVGLPVHGWDIDAMDAAFRQTAPRFAYIIADFHNPTGRSMDPATRRALVSVAMRTHTPLVVDETMVAMGLDGAPPPPVACHDPSGRHVITLGSASKIFWGGLRVGWIRADPQTVAALGRIRTTMDMASPVVEQLAVAQLIDADEGLGPRAAMLRDRRDHLLAQLERHLPHWRVESPAGGLSLWAELPRAEASALAALAGNHGVRIAAGPRFGVNGAFERFLRLPFTLPQAQLDMGVARLVEADARLHARTPRGRDPLALALEADRVI; this is encoded by the coding sequence ATGTCCACTTCCTTCCTTCGGCCCCCCTCGCTGCTGCGGTTGCTGGGCGCCTGGCGCGCCCAGGACAGCGCCGAGCCGGCCTATCGCCAATTGGCGCAGGCGCTGCGGATGCTGGTGCTGGACGGACGGATCGGCCTCAATGTCCGGTTGCCGGGCGAGCGGGAACTGGCCGCTGCGCTGGGGCTCAGCCGCACGACCATCGCCGCCGCTTTCGACCGGCTGCGCGACGAGGGCTATCTGGAAAGCCGGCAGGGGTCGGGCAGCGTCACCCGCCTGCCGCCCGGCCGGGTCGAGACCCCGACGCCCGATATCGATGGGGTGACCGGCGACAATCTGCTCAACTGGACCCATGCCGCGTTGCCGGCCGCGCCCGGCGTGGGCCTGGCCTATGCCCATGCGGTCGAGGCGCTGCCGGCCTATCTGGGCGATCTGGGTTATGATCCGCTCGGCCTGCCGGTGCTGCGCCGGGCGATCGCCGCCCATTATGAACGGCGCGGTTGCCCGACCGATCCCGACCAGATCATGATCACCAATGGCGCGCAGCAGGGTTTCTCGCTGCTGTTGCAATGGCTGGCCGGGCCGGGCGACCGGGCGGTGATCGACCATCCCACCTATCATAATGCGATCCAGGCGCTGCAGCGGGCCAATGTCGTGCCGGTGCCGGTCGGCCTGCCGGTCCATGGCTGGGATATCGATGCGATGGACGCGGCCTTCCGCCAGACCGCGCCGCGCTTCGCTTATATCATCGCCGATTTCCACAACCCCACCGGCCGCAGCATGGACCCGGCGACGCGCCGCGCGCTGGTTTCGGTGGCGATGCGCACCCACACCCCGCTGGTGGTCGACGAGACGATGGTGGCGATGGGGTTGGATGGCGCGCCGCCGCCGCCGGTTGCCTGCCATGATCCGTCCGGCCGCCATGTCATCACTTTGGGGTCGGCCAGCAAGATCTTCTGGGGTGGCCTGCGCGTCGGCTGGATTCGCGCCGATCCGCAGACCGTGGCGGCGCTCGGCCGCATCCGCACGACGATGGACATGGCCAGCCCCGTGGTCGAGCAATTGGCCGTGGCCCAGTTGATCGATGCGGACGAGGGGCTGGGGCCGCGCGCGGCGATGCTGCGCGACCGGCGCGACCATCTGCTGGCGCAGTTGGAACGGCATCTGCCGCACTGGCGGGTGGAATCGCCCGCCGGCGGCCTGTCGCTTTGGGCCGAACTGCCCCGGGCAGAGGCCAGTGCGCTCGCGGCGCTGGCGGGCAATCATGGCGTGCGCATCGCCGCCGGTCCGCGTTTCGGCGTCAATGGCGCGTTCGAACGCTTCCTGCGCCTGCCCTTCACCCTGCCGCAAGCGCAGCTCGACATGGGCGTCGCACGGCTGGTGGAGGCCGATGCCCGGCTCCACGCCCGCACCCCGCGCGGCCGCGATCCGCTGGCCCTCGCCCTGGAGGCCGATCGAGTCATCTGA